Proteins found in one Legionella pneumophila subsp. pascullei genomic segment:
- a CDS encoding MlaD family protein — protein sequence MESKTNYTIVGLVVLILTACLLSAGLWLSVGFNQKEYTSYTVYLKESVSGLSIESPVKFNGVQVGYVKEIKLNKNDPRQVELLLNIEKSTPITTSTSATLITQGITGVTYVGLSAGSSDLTPLRKMPGEPYPVIPSKPSLLNQLDAVLKEVAENVGAVSEKAQLIFNEENADNVKKSLANIERITEIIADNGQSIDSSLNNFDVFVANMAKASKQFPQLIKDLKTGISKFKSLADNMSAAGKDVSKTMIAGKNTIDQISQQAIPPAVILLRRLNAISANLEKVSNEMRQNPSVIIRGTKAPKLGPGE from the coding sequence TTGGAATCTAAAACCAACTACACCATAGTAGGCCTCGTCGTACTTATTCTGACAGCATGTCTTTTATCTGCAGGTTTATGGCTCTCGGTCGGATTTAACCAGAAAGAATATACTTCTTATACCGTGTATCTCAAGGAGTCCGTTTCTGGTCTCAGTATTGAATCGCCTGTTAAATTTAATGGGGTGCAGGTTGGTTATGTTAAGGAAATCAAACTAAATAAAAATGATCCCAGGCAAGTGGAATTATTATTAAATATCGAAAAGAGCACGCCAATAACGACTAGTACTTCCGCAACCTTAATTACACAAGGTATTACAGGAGTTACTTATGTTGGTTTATCTGCTGGTTCATCCGATTTGACTCCCTTACGAAAAATGCCGGGGGAGCCTTATCCTGTTATTCCTTCCAAACCATCCCTTCTGAATCAATTAGATGCTGTTTTAAAAGAAGTTGCTGAAAATGTGGGTGCGGTGAGTGAAAAGGCCCAACTTATTTTTAATGAAGAAAACGCGGATAATGTAAAAAAATCATTGGCTAATATAGAACGTATTACAGAAATAATTGCTGATAACGGTCAATCAATTGATAGTTCTTTAAATAATTTTGACGTGTTTGTAGCCAATATGGCTAAGGCAAGCAAGCAATTTCCTCAGCTGATAAAAGATTTAAAAACAGGTATTTCAAAATTCAAATCTTTAGCAGACAATATGAGTGCTGCAGGTAAGGATGTTTCAAAAACGATGATCGCAGGTAAAAATACTATCGATCAAATTTCTCAACAAGCCATCCCTCCAGCAGTGATTTTATTGCGACGCTTGAACGCTATTTCAGCGAACCTTGAAAAGGTCAGTAATGAAATGCGGCAAAACCCTTCTGTGATTATTCGAGGTACTAAAGCACCTAAACTTGGGCCAGGGGAATAA